GATTACGACATTCGTAATGACGAAGGTAAAGCCATCCTTGGAGATTTGAAATCCGGTTATTTGAATTCTTTCGGAGCATTTGTTTGCAAAGGCCGCTCCCGCCAGGAAATCGATAACATCGTAAAAAGCAAAAACCTTGAAGAGTATTACGCCGCTATCGGTGGCAAAGCGCAATTCGATCAAAAGCTACTTGAGTTCGATGAAATGAATAAAGGCCTGATTCAGATGTACAACCATCATTTAGAGCGCTTGAAAACTTTCTTGAAACCGGGAGAAGAAAAACTGATCGATCATCTTCGTCCTCTAACTGAGATTCTTTATTGGAGAAGGAAGCCTTCGTGAGCGAGTTGATTACGCTTTCTAAGAACTCGCCGGAATTCGATTCTTATCTCCTTGGAACTTTTGCGGAAGATAAACGGGCTTTGCCTGTGCAGACCCTCAATGTGAACTCCGCTTCTGAAACGGTCACGTTTCGTATTGTTTCCACACAGGGAATTAAAAAGCCGTCGGCTTTGTTAGTGCTGCTGCAGACTTTCAAAGTGCGCAGTTTCTTTTTTGTCCTTGTGCCTCTGTTTTTGGTTCTCACTAAGAATATCGTTGATCAAACGATGCTGGATCCTTTGACCACTTTGATTGCCACGGTCGGAGTGCTGCTTGCATTCATCGCGGTGAACTTGCGCAATGATTATATGGATCACATGAAGGGTGTGGACCGTGTTTTGGATCGCAGCGGGAGCCGCGCGATCCAAAATGGCTGGGTGACGGCAGCGCAGGTGAAATCTTATTCTTCTGTGTTTTTGCTTTTGTCCATTCTTTGCGCCGTTCCTTTGGTGTTTGCGTTTCCGATTTTGGCCGTCGTTATTGCGCTGGGTTTGGCCATCGGCGTATGGGCACAGTTTAAAAAACAAAACTCTTTTAAGTATCGTATTGGCGGCGAAGTCGCTTTGTTCGTGATGTTGGGTCCGCTTCTCACAGTCGGTTATCAGTTGGCGATGGGCGCCCCTTTTGATCAGGAAAGTGTTTGGATCGGCTGCGTGTGGGGATGGCTGGTTCTTTTCGTCGTTCATTTGCGCAACTTTGTGAATATCCTGCCAAGCAGCCAAGCTCGCTTTACGAACACCGTGACCTGGTTGGGATTTGATAAATCCCGTCGTATGATTGCGGGTTGGTGGGTTCTTTTTGTTCTCTTTAATCTCGCTTACCATATTTGGTTTGCAGGTTTTTATTGGGGCTTTTACCTTTCTTTGGTTCTGGCATTTATCTCTATTAACTTTGTTTTGAAGTTGAAGGCGATTTCAAGTTCCGTGGGAAGTGAACTGCGCGCCGTATTTCGTTCGGGCTTTTATCTGTTTCTTTTGACCATAGGCCTTTGGGTGTTTGAATGTCTGTGGTATCTGCTTCAGTAAGCGAACCGAGCCTTTGTGTGATCGGATCTGCCGAAGCGTTGGAAAAATCCCAGCGCTGGGCTGAGTTTCTAAAAGCGCCTCTAAATCCTTCTTCTTCTGAAAATTTCTTTTTTCATTTCCACGTCGAAGCCGACCGCGTGTACGTCCGGGACCGCGAAAAGCGTTTATTGGAAATCGACTTCGACAAAAATCATCTCGACTATGAACGCAAAGGCCATCGCGGGAAAAATGAATTGATCGCGAAAGCTTTGGGAGTCGCCAAAGGTTACAGAAAGATTCTCGATCTTTCTGTCGGTCTGGCCGTGGATAGCGTCTTTTTGACTCAGCTGGGATTTGAAGTGACGGGTGTGGAAAGATCGCCGGTTTTGTATGCACTTCTGAAAGAAGCTTTCGCAAAAACTTCCAAGGACTATCTAAAGTCTTATCAGTTGCACTTTGCCAACAGTTTGGATTTTTTGCGCGAACAAAAAGGAAAAATGGAAATAGACTGTATCTATTTCGATCCGATGTATCCGCATAAAAAGAAATCCGCTTTGCCCAAGCAAGAGATGGTGGTTTTTCGCGATCTGGTTGGTCATGACGAAGATGCCGCCGAAGTTTTGAAAGTGGCTTTGCAGTGGCCGGTGCAGCGAGTGGTGGTGAAAAGACCGGTGCATGCGGAAGAACTTCTTCCGGGAGTTCGCCATTCATACGAAGGAAAGGTGGTTCGCTATGATACTTATGTGGTTGGGTAGTTTTGTCCTGATGATGTTTGGTCTTACGGAATCACAAAAGCGCGCGGCTGTGGTGTTCTCTGGATTGCAAAAAAGATTTTTAGATAAAGGTTTCGAGACATCCTTGGGATTGCAATTCATTCGCGCTTTGGATCTTGTGATTTTGGAGGCCTCCCCGCAGAAGTCTTTGTACACCGGAATGGCTTTGTACAATCTACGCATTCTGAATCTCAGTGGCAGTGTTCTTATCATGGGTCTTAGCACGCTAGGCGCCTGGTGGGCGTTGCTCCTGGGGCTTTTGTTTTTGAGTTTTAACGGAATGTTCCTCTTGGGAATTTGTTCTTTGGGTTTAGTGACAGTGTGGCTGACTCCAAAAACGAAAAATATTTTGCAATGGATTCTGGCGACAGGTTTGTTTTTGATTGGCGGCGAGCTGATGTTGCGCCAATCCAGTATTTTGCAAACGACATTGGGACAAAGTGATTTGGCGTTCTTTCTTGCGGACGGTCGTTTTCCCGCTGTTTTGAGTCTGTTGGTGGCGGGACTGCTTTTAAGTTTTGTGATTCGTATGGAGTTCTGGTCGATGGCGTTGGCTCTGGGCCTTCTTGTGACCAATACGATTTCTTTTAACGGAGCTCTCGGTTTGGTGACGGGTGAGCGCGCTGCTAGAATGATTCTTTTCTGGTGGCACACACGTTCATTGAACCAAGATTGTCGCCGTATTGGCTGGCAACTGAGTGTCGCTTCCATCATCGGTGTCGTCGTGGGATTTTTAATCGCTGGCGAAGCTCGGAATGCTTTTTATTTCAGTTTTTCGTCGGACATGTCTTCGGTTCAGGATAGAACTCTGCAGTTCATTATTTTATTTTCCGTGATTCTGATTTTTCAGTGGATTGCCCAAATGGTATGGGGTCATTTCGGCAGCCGAGTTAAAGTCGATGAACTTCAGGACGCAAAATATTTTCCTCCTTTCTGGATTTCAACAGAGATGGTATCTCCTGCGGCGATGTCGTGGGGAAAAGATCGCGTCCATAAAAGACTCAATGAAGTGCGCTATCACTTGCAGGGGCTGAATTCTTTAAAAGAAGGACAAGTGCCAGAGCACATTCAGAAACGGTTGAAAGAAGAAGAGCAGCAGCTCAGTCGCATCCATCTGGAGTAGCTCGACGAAGGGCCAAGGGTTCCGCCGTTGATGACACCTTGTTTTTAGCTCTCTACAATAGACGGCATGGCAAACGATAACGACTCTAAAGAACGTATTTCAGAACTTGAACACGAACTCGCGGTGAAAGAGGCGGAACTTCACCGTTATCGTTTGGAGCTTTCTAAGGCCAATGCCGCTCTTGAAAAAATGATTTCGCAAATCAGTCAGGAATTGAAACTCGCGCAGACGATGCAAAAGTTTCTTTCTCCAACTGAGCTTCCCAATGTTCAAGGTTTTGAATTCAGCACAAAGTTTTTGCCCGGCACGCGATCGGGCGGTGATTACTTTGATATTTTTGAACACGAAGACAAGCTCAAGTTTGGAATCCTCGTTTCCAGCGCCAGCGGGTATTCTTTATCCTCGTTGTTGCTTTCGATGATTATTAAGATTTCCTCGCAAATGGAAGCGCGTCGTGGACTCGAGGCGCATAAAGTTGTTGCTCTACTGGCGAAAGAAGTCGTGCCGAGTATTCAGAACGAAGACAAAGCGAGTCTCTTTTATGGAGTTGTGGATCGCCGCAATTATGAGATGCAATATTGTTCTGTCGGCGTGATCGACGGGTTCTTGCAAGTCTATGGTCAGGACGGTTTAGTGGAGCTTCTGCCCACGGGCCCGAGCCTCGGTAGAGATTTTAACACGGAGCCTCAAAGTCGCACCGTTCAACTTAATCCCCGTGATAGACTTATCATCGCAACAGAAGGTTTGAAGATGTCGCAGAACTCCCTGGGTGTAAATTGGGGAGGGCATGGCTTGTCGGAGGCAATTACTCGGGCTCCGAAGCAGGGCGTGCATGAATTGCGCAACGAAATCCTCTTTGCCAACGAGAAGTACACCGGAAAACAGGACCCGGTTCGGGATCAGACGCTGATTATCACCGAAGTCAAAGACAAGGTGATTAAGTTAGCAGCTCGGTGAAAAAGGCCCATCCGACTGCGTTGTCGGACCTTACCTTTCACTACGACGTACTAAAAGTACGCCTTCGTTTCAGATAAGGCCCTCCGCGTGGGCTACGCCTCAAAAATGCTTTGCATTTTTGTGCGTCTGGACCTTTTTGACCGACCTGTCTGCAATATCGGTGACTTCTTGTGAGAAATTTTGATAAGACTAAAATGCTAAATGGTAAGTCGAAAGGAAACTACAATGGCTGAAGTAAACATTTACGAAGGCGCCTTGGATAAGGGTTTGGAAGGCGTTGTTGCATGTACGACGAAAGTGTCTTTTATCGTCGGTGATTCTCTTAATTTCCGTGGTTACACAATTGAAGATTTGGCTGCGAATTCTACGTTCGAAGAAGTTACTTACCTTCTTTGGAATGACAAGCTTCCTACAGCTCAAGAACTTCAAGCATTCTCTGCTGAACTTCATAAAGAAATGGCTTTAAGCCCTGA
This region of Bdellovibrio sp. 22V genomic DNA includes:
- a CDS encoding class I SAM-dependent methyltransferase, with protein sequence MSVVSASVSEPSLCVIGSAEALEKSQRWAEFLKAPLNPSSSENFFFHFHVEADRVYVRDREKRLLEIDFDKNHLDYERKGHRGKNELIAKALGVAKGYRKILDLSVGLAVDSVFLTQLGFEVTGVERSPVLYALLKEAFAKTSKDYLKSYQLHFANSLDFLREQKGKMEIDCIYFDPMYPHKKKSALPKQEMVVFRDLVGHDEDAAEVLKVALQWPVQRVVVKRPVHAEELLPGVRHSYEGKVVRYDTYVVG
- a CDS encoding SpoIIE family protein phosphatase, producing the protein MANDNDSKERISELEHELAVKEAELHRYRLELSKANAALEKMISQISQELKLAQTMQKFLSPTELPNVQGFEFSTKFLPGTRSGGDYFDIFEHEDKLKFGILVSSASGYSLSSLLLSMIIKISSQMEARRGLEAHKVVALLAKEVVPSIQNEDKASLFYGVVDRRNYEMQYCSVGVIDGFLQVYGQDGLVELLPTGPSLGRDFNTEPQSRTVQLNPRDRLIIATEGLKMSQNSLGVNWGGHGLSEAITRAPKQGVHELRNEILFANEKYTGKQDPVRDQTLIITEVKDKVIKLAAR
- a CDS encoding prenyltransferase, with the translated sequence MSELITLSKNSPEFDSYLLGTFAEDKRALPVQTLNVNSASETVTFRIVSTQGIKKPSALLVLLQTFKVRSFFFVLVPLFLVLTKNIVDQTMLDPLTTLIATVGVLLAFIAVNLRNDYMDHMKGVDRVLDRSGSRAIQNGWVTAAQVKSYSSVFLLLSILCAVPLVFAFPILAVVIALGLAIGVWAQFKKQNSFKYRIGGEVALFVMLGPLLTVGYQLAMGAPFDQESVWIGCVWGWLVLFVVHLRNFVNILPSSQARFTNTVTWLGFDKSRRMIAGWWVLFVLFNLAYHIWFAGFYWGFYLSLVLAFISINFVLKLKAISSSVGSELRAVFRSGFYLFLLTIGLWVFECLWYLLQ